A window of Ranitomeya variabilis isolate aRanVar5 chromosome 2, aRanVar5.hap1, whole genome shotgun sequence contains these coding sequences:
- the RNF225 gene encoding RING finger protein 225 has product MEDEPPTSIIDEDGISECVICFTSYDTLFHLPKVLSCGHVFCLECLSRIIVGSMEPESLPCPICRVPTPVPPKKGPPALSTDKDLLKMLNQSLTCPAPSLRFSRKKGRLYVPQNNSLNVSSVSLSVDLGRPPPEPHSPRRLCQLMRSGGCVFYGSVILIVILTVALILAGVYIFYLLPWRYTNYQGNGGYNETQNQNKTTTTTTIMNTIF; this is encoded by the coding sequence ATGGAGGACGAACCCCCAACATCTATCATTGATGAAGATGGAATATCAGAGTGTGTGATCTGTTTCACATCGTATGACACTCTTTTCCATCTACCCAAGGTCCTCTCGTGTGGTCATGTCTTCTGCCTGGAGTGTCTGTCTCGAATCATAGTTGGCTCAATGGAACCAGAATCTCTTCCTTGCCCAATATGCCGGGTACCAACCCCAGTTCCACCAAAGAAGGGTCCTCCTGCACTGTCAACTGACAAAGACTTGCTAAAAATGCTGAACCAGTCACTAACTTGCCCGGCGCCCTCTTTGAGATTCAGCCGAAAAAAGGGCCGATTGTATGTGCCACAAAACAACAGTCTCAATGTCAGCTCTGTCAGCCTCAGCGTAGACCTTGGTCGGCCCCCACCAGAACCTCATTCTCCTAGAAGACTGTGCCAACTCATGAGGTCAGGAGGATGTGTTTTCTACGGTTCAGTTATTTTAATTGTGATCCTTACAGTGGCCTTGATCCTGGCTGGAGTCTATATTTTCTACCTACTTCCTTGGCGTTACACTAATTATCAAGGGAATGGTGGCTACAACGAAACCCAAAACCAAAATAAAACAACGACCACCACCACCATAATGAATACGATCTTTTAA